In Eublepharis macularius isolate TG4126 chromosome 4, MPM_Emac_v1.0, whole genome shotgun sequence, the following are encoded in one genomic region:
- the LOC129328389 gene encoding lens fiber major intrinsic protein yields MWEARSSSFWRAIFAEFFGTMFYVFFGLGASLRWAIGPFNILQVALAFGLVAATMVQSLGHVSGAHINPAVTMAFLLGSQLSLFRAVFYMVAQVLGGVAGAAVLYGVTPPALRGNLALNTIHPSVNVGQATIVEIFLTLQFVLCIFATYDERRNGRMGSVAMAVGFSLTLGHLFGIYYTGAGMNPARSFAPAVITRNFTNHWVYWVGPIIGGVMGGFLYDFILFPRMRGISERLSILKGDRPVETSAPPEPPGEPVELKTQAL; encoded by the exons ATGTGGGAAGCTCGCTCGTCCTCCTTCTGGAGGGCTATCTTCGCCGAGTTCTTTGGCACCATGTTCTATGTGTTCTTTGGCCTGGGGGCTTCACTTCGCTGGGCCATCGGCCCCTTTAACATTCTACAGGTGGCACTGGCCTTCGGTTTGGTGGCAGCCACCATGGTGCAGTCTCTAGGCCACGTGAGCGGTGCCCACATCAATCCAGCCGTCACCATGGCTTTCTTGCTGGGCTCACAGCTCTCCCTCTTCCGTGCTGTCTTCTACATGGTGGCCCAGGTGCTGGGAGGAGTTGCCGGGGCAGCTGTGCTTTATGGAGTCACGCCACCGGCGCTGCGGGGTAACCTGGCACTCAACACG ATACACCCCAGTGTAAATGTGGGCCAAGCTACCATCGTGGAGATCTTCCTGACCCTGCAGTTTGTCCTCTGCATCTTTGCCACCTATGATGAGAGACGCAATGGGCGCATGGGGTCTGTGGCGATGGCTGTGGGATTCTCACTCACTCTTGGACACCTCTTTGGG ATATATTACACAGGAGCTGGCATGAATCCTGCCCGATCCTTCGCCCCTGCTGTTATCACCCGCAATTTCACCAACCACTGG GTGTATTGGGTCGGACCCATAATCGGTGGTGTGATGGGCGGCTTCTTGTATGACTTCATCCTCTTCCCCCGGATGCGCGGCATTTCAGAACGCCTCTCTATCCTCAAAGGGGACCGGCCAGTTGAAACCAGTGCTCCCCCAGAGCCTCCTGGGGAACCTGTTGAGCTGAAGACGCAAGCACTATAA